In the genome of Candidatus Zixiibacteriota bacterium, one region contains:
- a CDS encoding PhoH family protein yields MELAEKKSLSILLEGVDQRLLFGQNDISLRIIESSFVARMIARGDRLTIEGAPSDVDQVARLVDDLVTRVRQGDVITEQYLHYAISMVKENGFGPASEISTENLLTSALKKAIKPKTVGQSRYVEAVDQHDLVFSIGPAGTGKTYLAVAMAVAELKANRVKRLVFTRPAVEAGESLGFLPGDLRAKVDPYLRPVYDALYDMLQPDKIRKLLDLGVIEIAPLAFMRGRTLNEAFVVLDEAQNTTSAQMKMFLTRIGEDSKAIITGDITQIDLDRPQNSGLVKVQKILKGIDGISFVYLSDKDVVRHRLVQRIIKAYERFEKPRRKE; encoded by the coding sequence ATGGAACTAGCTGAGAAGAAGTCGTTAAGTATTCTTCTGGAGGGAGTAGATCAACGGCTGTTGTTCGGACAGAATGATATCTCTCTTCGCATAATAGAATCCAGTTTTGTGGCTCGGATGATAGCTCGTGGTGACCGGCTCACAATCGAGGGAGCACCGTCGGATGTCGACCAGGTTGCCCGCCTGGTGGATGACCTGGTGACACGAGTTCGGCAGGGGGATGTAATAACGGAGCAATACCTGCACTATGCCATCAGTATGGTAAAGGAGAATGGCTTCGGACCGGCCTCGGAAATCTCGACTGAAAACCTGTTGACAAGTGCGCTCAAGAAGGCGATCAAACCCAAAACAGTCGGCCAATCACGTTATGTCGAGGCAGTCGACCAGCACGATCTCGTTTTTTCCATCGGCCCGGCCGGGACCGGTAAAACCTATCTGGCCGTGGCCATGGCGGTGGCCGAGTTGAAGGCCAATCGAGTCAAACGACTGGTGTTCACACGACCGGCTGTCGAGGCGGGCGAGTCGCTGGGCTTCCTGCCGGGCGACCTTCGAGCCAAGGTGGATCCATATCTTCGACCGGTGTACGATGCCCTGTACGATATGTTGCAACCGGACAAGATTCGCAAACTTCTGGACCTGGGAGTCATCGAGATAGCTCCCCTGGCGTTTATGCGCGGCCGAACTTTGAACGAGGCCTTTGTCGTGCTGGATGAAGCCCAGAATACCACCAGCGCCCAGATGAAGATGTTCCTCACCAGAATCGGAGAAGATTCCAAAGCTATTATCACCGGCGATATAACTCAGATCGATCTGGATCGTCCCCAGAATTCCGGCCTGGTGAAAGTGCAGAAAATCCTAAAGGGGATCGACGGTATCAGTTTCGTATACTTGAGCGACAAGGATGTCGTTAGACACCGCCTGGTCCAGAGAATCATTAAAGCGTATGAACGGTTCGAAAAACCGAGACGCAAGGAGTAG